Proteins from a genomic interval of Schistocerca cancellata isolate TAMUIC-IGC-003103 chromosome 8, iqSchCanc2.1, whole genome shotgun sequence:
- the LOC126094643 gene encoding cuticle protein 19.8-like, with protein MYKQVIVVLAVVAACLAAPGPKPAPGLLASYVAAAPVAYTAHAVAAPVAYTAAAAPVAYAAPYSAAYVAPYTAAYRAAILG; from the exons ATGTACAAGCAG GTGATTGTCGTCCTGGCCGTGGTGGCTGCCTGCCTGGCCGCCCCCGGACCCAAGCCGGCCCCCGGCCTGCTGGCCAGCTACGTGGCCGCCGCCCCCGTTGCCTACACCGCCCACGCAGTCGCCGCCCCCGTCGCCTACACCGCTGCCGCAGCTCCCGTGGCCTACGCCGCCCCATACTCTGCTGCCTACGTCGCCCCATACACTGCTGCCTACAGGGCCGCCATCTTAGGATGA